The Nocardioides sp. cx-173 genome segment GGCTGGCTGGTCGTGCACGTCCGCCTGGCCTTCGACGACTCCTTCGTGCTGCGCACCAACCGGCACCCGCGCTTCGACGCCTACCCCGACCAGCGCGCGATGATCGCCGGCTCCCCCGAGGCCGAGATCGTCAAGGAGCTCAGCCCGCTGCCGGGCGAGCCGGTCGTCGACAAGGGCTGCGTCGACCCGTTCGTCGGCACCCCGCTGCTCACCGCGCTGGCCGCCGAGGGCGTCGGCCACGTGGTCCTGGGCGGCGTCGCGACCAACCTGGTCGTCGAGTCCGCCGCCCGCCACGCGAGCGACGCGGGCCTGCAGGTCACCGTCGTCGACGACATGTGCGCGTCGTTCCGCACCGACTTCCACGAGTTCTCGATGCAGAACATGATGCCGCTCTTCGGCTCGGTCACCACGGCCGCCGAGCTGGTGGGCTCGCTGGCATGAGCGTCCACGAGTACGACGTCGTCGTGGTCGGCGGCGGGGTCGCCGGCCTCAGCGCCGCCTGCGCCGCGGCCGAGGCGGGCGCCCGGGTGGCCGTCCTCGACCGGGCGCCGGAGGCCGAGACCGGCGGCAACACCCGCTACACCGAGGCGTTCTTGCGGATGGCCTCGATCGAGGCGACCGCCGACGGCCTGGAGGAGTCGCTCGTCGACGACTTCATGGGCCACCCGGACCCGAGCGTCGTGCGCGACGCCGAGCGGTCCCCGGAGCGCCGCACGGCGCTCTACAAGGCGACGCACGTGGTCGACCCCGACTACGTCGAGACCCTCGCCGAGCAGGCCCCGGCCACGCTGGCCTGGATGGGCACGCACGGGATGCGCTTCGAGTTCCTGCCCACGCCATTCCTGACCACCTCG includes the following:
- a CDS encoding cysteine hydrolase, whose amino-acid sequence is MSDRRTALVLLDYQVALCEDGPHMRMPPLVEQIKERGVIANAASVLEAARKAGWLVVHVRLAFDDSFVLRTNRHPRFDAYPDQRAMIAGSPEAEIVKELSPLPGEPVVDKGCVDPFVGTPLLTALAAEGVGHVVLGGVATNLVVESAARHASDAGLQVTVVDDMCASFRTDFHEFSMQNMMPLFGSVTTAAELVGSLA